GTCCGAGGCGCTCGAGGCGACGCTCGTCGGCGAGGACATCTCGGTCGCGTTCAACCCGCAGTTCCTGCTCGACGGCCTCGGTGCGCTCACGACGCCGTTCGTGCGCATGTCGTTCACGCACCCGAACAAGCCGGTCGAGTTCACCGGGCAGGAGTCGCTCGACGGCGACGACCTGCAGGAGTACCGCTACCTGCTCGTGCCGATCCGGTTCGCGAGCTGACCTTCCCCGCTTCCTCGGGCGCACCACCGTGCCGGCCCGCCGTCCCGCTCTCGACGGGGCAGGCTCGCCCGGCGGCACCGCACCCACCAGGGAGCACCCCACCCCGGGAGCACGCGACCGGCCCCCACGGCCCGGTCGCGCACCGGCACGACGAACGAGAGGCTGACCCCATGCACATCGGACTGGTCGGGCTGGGCAAGATGGGTGCCAACATGCGCGAGCGCCTGCGCGTGGGAGGCATCGAGGTCACGGGGTACGACCGCAACCCCGACGTCTCGGACGTCGCGTCGCTCGCGGATCTCGTCGCCGCGATGTCGGCGGGCGAGCGGATCGTGTGGGTCATGGTGCCCTCGGGCGCGCCGACGCGTGCGGTCATCGACGAGCTGGGCGGGCTCCTCGGCGCCGGTGACCTCGTCATCGAGGGCGGCAACTCCCACTACGCCGAGGACGCGGTGCACGCCGCCGCCCTCGCCGAGAAGGGGATCCACTACATCGACGTCGGCGTCTCGGGCGGTGTCTGGGGCCGCGAGAACGGCTACGGGCTCATGGTCGGCGGCGACGAGGCGCAGGTCGCGCGCCTCCTGCCGGTGTTCGACGTGCTGCGTCCCGAGGGGCCGCGCGAGGAGGGCTTCGTGCACGCCGGCGCGGTCGGCGCCGGGCACTACGCCAAGATGGTGCACAACGGCATCGAGTACGGCCTGATGCAGGCGTACGCCGAGGGCTACGAGCTGCTCGAGGCGAAGGACATCGTCACGGACGTCCCGGGCACGCTCAAGGCGTGGACGCGCGGGACCGTCGTGCGGTCGTGGCTCCTGGACCTGCTGGTCAAGGCGCTCGAGGAGGACAACGAGCTCGCGGCGATCGACGACTGGGTCGAGGACTCGGGCGAGGGCCGCTGGACCGTCGACGAGGCGATCGACGCCGCCGTCCCGCTCCCGGTCATCTCCGCGGCGCTGTTCGCGCGGTTCGCGTCGCGCCAGGGCGCCTCCCCCGCCATGAAGGCCGTCGCTGCGCTGCGTCAGCAGTTCGGCGGGCACGCCGTGCGCGCGGCGGGTCAGCACGTCGCCCCGGAGACCCCGGGCGGCGTCACCTCGGCCGGCTAGCCCCACCGATGTATGTCGCGCACCTCTCGCTGACCGACTTCCGGTCGTACCCGCACGTCGAGCTCCCGCTCGAGCCGGGGATCACGGCCCTCGTCGGACCGAACGGCCAGGGCAAGACGAACCTGGTCGAGGCGATCGGCTACGTCGCGACGCTCGGCAGCCACCGTGTGCCGTCAGACGCGGCGTTGGTGCGCGCCGGCGCGTCCCGGGCCGTGGTGCGGACGCGGATCGTGCGCGAGGCCGACCCCGCGACCGGGGCGTCGGAGCGCACGAGCCTCGTCGAGATCGAGGTCACGCCCGGCAAGGCGAACCGGGCGAGGGTCAACGGCGGGGCGCCCGGTCGGGCCCGTGACGTGCTCGGGCTGCTCCGGACCGTGCTGTTCGCCCCGGAGGACCTCGCGCTCGTCAAGGGCGACCCGGACGGCCGCCGGCGGTTCCTCGACGAGCTCGCGGTGCTCGTGACCCCCCGGCTCGCAGGCGTGCTGGCCGACTACGACCGCGTCCTGCGTCAGCGCAGCGCGCTGCTCAAGTCGGCGGCGCAGGCGGTGCGTGGCTCGCGCGGCAGCGCCGACCTGCGGACGCTCGACGTGTGGGACGCGAAGCTCGCGCAGGCGGGCGCGCAGGTCATCGTCGCGCGGCTGGCGATCGTCGCGGCGATGGGGCCGCACGTCGCGCGCGCGTACGAGCAGGTCAGCTCCGGTCAGGGCGCCGCGGTCGTGTCGTACCGCTCGACGCTCGACGCCGCGCTCGAGCAGTCGGACGGCCGCGACGGACCCGGCCCGCGCGGCGGTCGGAGCGACGGCGCTCCCGGCACCGGCCCCGTCGGCGCAGGCGCTCCCGGCGCACCCGGCACGGGCCCCTCGGCCGCACCCGCTGCCCCGGTGCCCGCGCCCGAGCTCGTCGAGGCGCAGCTGCTCGAGGCGATGGGCCGGCTGCGACCCAAGGAGATCGAGCGGGGCGTGTGCCTCGTCGGCCCGCACCGGGACGACCTCGTGCTCACGCTCGGCGGGCTCCCGGCGAAGGGTTATGCGAGCCACGGCGAGTCGTGGTCGTTCGCGCTCGCGCTGCGCCTCGCGTCCTACACGCTCCTGACGCAGGGACCGGACGAGACCTCGTCGTCCACGGGTGTGGACAACCTGTGGACAATGGGCTGGGGCGATGACGGCGAGCCCGTGCTCCTGCTCGACGACGTGTTCGCCGAGCTCGACTCCCGGCGCCGGACCCGCCTCGCGGAGCTCGTGGCCCCCGCCCGGCAGGTGATCATCACGGCCGCGGTCGCCGGGGACGTCCCCGAGCAGCTCGCGGGTGCCCGCGTCGACGTCATGGCCGGCGAGGTGTCGCGTGTCCTCTGAGGGCCCGCGCACGGGCGGGCAGCGCGGGGCCGGGGATGGGAGCGACCCCGCGCGGGACGGGGCCGAGGACCGGCGGGACGCGCAGCAGGACACGTCCCCGACGCGCAGCCGGTCCCCGGACGACGCCGCGACACCGGGACGTCCGCGGCACACCGGACCGCAGGACCCGCTGTGGACAGGCCCCGTCCCGGGGCTCCCCGCGGGCGCCGGTGACGACCTGTTCTCGTCCGGCGACGAGCCCGTGCGCCGTCGCCGGCGCTCACCGACCCCGCGAGCGTCGGCCGACCCCGCGCAGCCCCACCCGTCCGACGCGCCACCGCCCGAGCCGCCCGACGAGGACGGGACCCCGTGGGTCGAGAAGCCGTTCGACGCCGACGACGTCCTGCCCGAGCCCGCTCCGCCGAAGGCTCCCGACGGCGTCCCGATCGGCGAGCTCGTCGAGCTCACTCCCCCGGCGCTCGTCGCCCGCGAGGCGCTCAACCGCGCGAAGGCCGCAGCCCGTGCCCGGGGCTTCCGCCCAGGTCAGGAGCCTCGTCGCCGCCCGCTGGACCCGCCGAAGGGCTCGGCGGGCAAGGACGCGCGCGATCCGCAGACGGTCGGCGACACGCTCGCCCGGCTGCTGCGCGACCGGGGCTGGGTGCAGGACGTGTCGGTCGGCGGGGTCATCGGCCGGTGGCGCGAGGTGGTGGGCGACCAGATCGCCGACCACTGCGAGCCGGAGACGTTCCAGGACGGCGTCCTGACGGTCCGGACCGACTCGACGGCGTGGGCGACGCAGGTCCGGCTGCTCGTGCCGCGCCTGCTGCTGCGGCTCGCCGACGACGTCGGGGAGGGTGTCGTGCGCGAGGTCCGGGTGGTCGGCCCGTCGGGCCCGGGGTTCGGGCGAGGCCCCCGGTCGGTCCCCGGCCGCGGACCCCGCGACACGTGGGGATGACCGCCCGCGCGACCCCGCAGACGCGCCCGCGCCACCCCGTGGCGGCCCCTCGGGCCACCCCGACGCAGCCGCCCGCGACACCCGTGGGGTGAGGTGCCCGTACATCGGGGGTCCAGGCTCGTCCGCCAGGTAGACTGTGAAGGTCATTCCTGGCGCGTCTGCGCCCGGAACTCCAGCGTCGTGGAGTGATCTGCCCTCGATCCGCCCTCCGGGGCGTCAGCGGCACCTCCGCGCGCGTGCGAGACCTTGAGGAGCACCACCGCCCGTGGCCGAGCAGAGCAGCACCGCCGGAACCAGCACACCCGACGGCACCACCCCCGCATCGTCCAACGGCGGATACGACGCGAGCGCCATCACCGTCCTCGAAGGGCTCGAGGCCGTCCGCAAGCGCCCGGGCATGTACATCGGCTCGACGGGCGCGCGCGGGCTGCACCACCTCGTCTCCGAGGTCGTCGACAACTCGGTCGACGAGGCGCTCGCCGGCTACTGCGACCACATCGAGGTGACGCTGCTCGCGGACGGCGGCGTGCGCGTCGTCGACAACGGCCGTGGCATCCCCGTCGCCATCCACCCGACCGAGGGCCGGCCGACCGTCGAGGTCGTCATGACGATCCTGCACGCGGGCGGCAAGTTCGGCGGCGCCGGCTACGCGGTCTCGGGCGGTCTGCACGGTGTCGGCATCTCGGTCGTCAACGCGCTGTCCACGCGCGTCGAGACGGTCGTCAAGCGCGACGGCTTCGTGTGGGAGCAGTCCTTCCACGACGGCGGCAAGCCGAACGGCGAGCTCCGCAAGAAGGAGGCGACCGACGAGACGGGCACGTCGCAGACCTTCTGGGCGGACCCGTCGATCTTCGAGACCGTCGAGTACGACTTCGAGACGCTGCGCGCGCGGTTCCAGCAGATGGCGTTCCTCAACAAGGGCCTGCAGATCTCCCTGACCGACGAGCGCCCCGAGCACACCGGCACGGGCGACGAGATCACCGACGCCCCGGCGACCGACGAGGCGCCCGACGCCGCGAAGGAGACGTCCGCGGGCCGCACGGTCACGTACAAGTACGACGGCGGGCTCGTCGACTACGTCAAGCACCTGAACTCGGCGAAGAAGGTCGAGGTCGTCCACCCGGAGATCATCGACTTCGAGTCGGAGGACACCGAGCGCCGCATCTCCGTCGAGATCGCGATGCAGTGGACCAACGCCTACTCGGAGTCGGTGCACACGTACGCGAACACGATCACGACGACCGAGGGCGGCACGCACGAGGAGGGCTTCCGCGCGGCGATGACCTCGCTCATCAACCGCTACGCGCGCGAGAAGAACATCATCAAGGAGAAGGACGAGAACCTCACGGGCGACGACATCCGCGAGGGGCTCACGGCCGTCATCTCCATCAAGCTCGGTGAGCCGCAGTTCGAGGGCCAGACGAAGACGAAGCTCGGCAACACCGAGGCGAAGGCGTTCGTGCAGCGCGTCGTCAACGAGCAGCTGGGCGACTGGCTCGACTCGCACCCGACCGAGGCGCGCGACGTCATCCGCAAGTCGATCCAGGCGGCGGCGGCGCGCATGGCGGCCCGGAAGGCCCGCGAGGCGACCCGGCGCAAGGGCCTGCTGGAGTCGGGCGGCATGCCGGGCAAGCTGCGCGACTGCCAGTCGAACCGCCCGGAGGAGTGCGAGATCTTCATCGTCGAGGGCGACTCGGCCGGGGGCTCGGCGGTCCGCGGCCGCAACCCGCGCACGCAGGCGATCCTCCCGATCCGCGGCAAGATCCTCAACGTCGAGCGGGCCCGCCTGGACAAGGCGCTCGCCAACCAGGAGGTCCAGGCGCTCATCACGGCGTTCGGGACCGGCATCGGCGAGGACTTCGACCTCGCGAAGCTGAGGTACCACAAGATCGTGCTCATGGCCGACGCCGATGTCGACGGCCAGCACATCTGCACCCTGCTGCTCACGCTGCTGTTCCGGTACATGCGCCCGCTCATCGAGAACGGCAACGTGTTCCTCGCGCAGCCGCCGCTGTACCGGATCAAGTGGTCGAACGCGCCGCACGACTACGTGTACTCGGACCGTGAGCGCGACCAGTACCTCAAGGACGGCCAGGCCGCCGGCAAGCGGATCCCCAAGGACAACGCGATCCAGCGCTACAAGGGTCTCGGCGAGATGGACTACTCGGAGCTGTGGGAGACCACGATGTCGCCCGAGCACCGCACGCTCCTGCAGGTCAACCTCGACGAGGCCGCGGCCGCCGACGAGATCTTCTCGGTGCTCATGGGTGAGGACGTCGAGGCCCGGCGCTCGTTCATCCAGCGCAACGCGAGGGACGTGCGGTTCCTCGACATCTGAGCGGCGCCGCCCACGAGCGCCCACCCCGCACGCCCTGGACTGAGCAGCACCTGAGCAGCACCGAGCCTGAACAAGAGGACCGAACCGTTGACTGACAACTTCGCCGGCGCCGAGCACGGGAACATCGACCAGGTCGACCTGCAGCTCGAGATGCAGCGGTCCTACCTGGACTACGCGATGTCCGTGATCGTCGGACGCGCGCTCCCCGACGTGCGGGACGGCCTCAAGCCGGTGCACCGCCGCGTCCTGTACGCGATGTACGACGGCGGCTACCGCCCGGACCGGCAGTTCTCGAAGTGCAGCCGCGTCGTCGGCGACGTCATGGGCAAGTTCCACCCGCACGGCGACACGTCGATCTACGACGCGCTGGTCCGCCTCGTGCAGGACTGGTCGATGCGGTACCCGCTCGTGTGGGGCCAGGGGAACTTCGGCTCCCCCGGCAACGACCCGGCCGCCGCGCCGCGGTACACCGAGTGCAAGATGGCGCCGCTGTCGATGGAGATGGTCCGCGACATCGACGAGGACACCGTCGACTTCCAGGACAACTACGACGGCCGCACCCAGGAGCCGTCGGTCCTGCCCTCGCGCTTCCCGAACCTGCTGGTCAACGGCTCGGCGGGCATCGCGGTCGGCATGGCGACAAACATCCCGTCGCACAACCTGCGCGAGGTCGCCGACGGCGTGCAGTGGCACCTGGACCACCCGGAGGCGTCGAACGAGGAGCTGCTCGACGCGCTGCTCGAGCGCATCAAGGGCCCGGACTTCCCGACGGGCGCGACGATTCTCGGCCACCGCGGCATCGAGGAGGCGTACCGCACCGGTCGCGGCTCGATCACGATGCGGGCCGTCGTGCAGGTCGAGGAGATCCAGAACCGGATCTGCCTCGTCGTCACCGAGCTGCCGTACCAGGTGAACCCCGACAACCTGGCGCTGAAGATCGCGGACCTGGTCAAGGACGGCCGGATCACCGGCATCGCCGACATCCGCGACGAGACGTCGGGCCGCACGGGCCAGCGCCTCGTGATCGTGCTCAAGCGCGACGCGGTCGCCAAGGTCGTGCTGAACAACCTCTACAAGCACACGCAGCTGCAGGACACGTTCGGCGCGAACATGCTCGCGCTGGTCGACGGGGTCCCGCGCACGCTCAGCATCGACGCGTTCGTCCGGCACTGGACGTCCCACCAGCTCGAGGTCATCGTCCGGCGCACGAAGTACCGCCTGCGCCAGGCCGAGGAGCGCATCCACATCTACCGCGGCCTGCTCAAGGCGCTCGACGCGCTCGACGAGGTCATCGCGCTCATCCGCCGCTCCCCCGACGCCGACCAGGCGCGCACGGGCCTCATGGACCTGCTCGAGATCGACGAGATCCAGGCGAACGCGATCCTCGCAATGCAGCTGCGCCGGCTCGCCGCCCTGGAGCGCCAGAACATCCTCGACGAGCACGCGCGCCTCGAGGCCGTCATCGCCGAGCTCAACGACATCCTCGCCTCCGACGTCCGCCAGCGGACGATCGTCAAGGAGGAGCTCGCCGAGATCGTCGCGAAGAGCGGCGACGACCGCCGCACGAAGATCCTCCCGTTCGACGGCGAGGTCTCGATCGAGGACCTCATCGCCGAGGAGGAGATGGTCGTCACGATCACCCGCGGCGGCTACGTGAAGCGCACGCGCAGCGACAACTACCGGGCGCAGCGCCGCGGCGGCAAGGGCGTGCGCGGGGCCCAGCTCCGCGAGGACGACATCGTCGACCACTTCTTCGTCACGACGACGCACCACTGGCTGCTGTTCTTCACGAACCTCGGCCGCGTCTACCGCGCGAAGGCGTACGAGCTGCCCGAGGGCGGCCGCGACGCCAAGGGCCAGCACGTCGCGAACCTGCTCGCGTTCCAGCCCGGCGAGAAGATCGCGCAGGTGCTCGACATCCGCGACTACGAGCAGGCCGAGTACCTGGTCCTCGCGACCAAGCGCGGCCTGGTCAAGAAGACCCGCCTCTCGGAGTACGACTCCAACCGCTCGGGCGGCGTCATCGCGATCAACCTGCGCGAGGACGACGAGGGCAACCCCGACGAGCTCGTGTCGGCGCGCATCGTCGACTCGACCGACGACCTCATCCTCGTCTCGCGCAAGGGCCAGTCGATCCGCTTCACGGCGACCGACGACGCGCTGCGCCCGATGGGCCGCGCGACGTCCGGCGTCACGGGGATGAAGTTCCGCTCCGACGACGAGCTGCTCGCGATGGACGTCGTGACCGACGACGCCTTCCTGTTCACCGTGACCCAGGGCGGGATCGCGAAGCGCACCGCGCTGACGACCGACAACTACCGGGTCCAGGGCCGCGGCGGCCTCGGCATCAAGGTCGCGAACCTCCCCGAGGCGAACGGCGACCTCGTCGGGGCGCTCGTGACGGACCCGGAGGACGAGGTCCTGGTGATCATGGAGCGGGGCAAGATCGTCCGCTCCGCGACCTCCGAGGTCAACGCGACCGGTCGCGCGACGCAGGGCGTGATCTTCGCCAAGCCGGACGCGAACGACCGCATCATCGCGGTCGCCCGCAACATCGAGCGCCACCTGGCGGACGATGCGGGTACCGTGGACGACGAGAACGAGTCGGGGGACGCCGTCGCGGCGGACACTGACGCCACTACGCAGGGCGGGTCGGACGCACCGACCGCCGCGGAGACATCCGCGCAGGAGGATGCATGAGCAGCGAGTCCGCCCCTCCGTCGATCCCGCCGCGCAAGCGGCCGACGGCACCGGCGACCCGCCCGTCGTCGTCCACGCCTCCGCTGAGGCCCGCCGGCTCGGCCGCGGTCGACACCGAGGCGCCCCCGGCGCCCGGTGCGGCGTACGCGGACACGCCGTCGCGCGAGCCCGTGGACACGCCCGCGCCGCGCACCGAGGAGCGCCCGGCGCCCTCGTCGACGCGGACCGCCGTGGACCCGCCGCCGCCGGCCGACCCCGAGGAGCCGTCGCCCCTGCAGGTCGCGGTCGGCTCTGTCGCGTCCTCCCTCAAGAAGGCCGCAGCGAAGACCCAGGCCGCCCTCGCGTCGGCCGCCCACCCGCGTGCCGAGGAGCGGACCATGAGCGCCACCGCGACCGGTGCGCAGCGCACCGTCAACGGCCAGTCCCCGCGTCCCGCGACCGGGAGCATGAAGGCCGTCCCCGGGGCACCGCGCCGGGTGCGTCTCGCGCTCTCGCGCGTCGACCCCTGGTCGGTCATGAAGCTCGCGTTCCTGCTCTCCGTCGCGATCGGCATCATGATCGTGGTCGCCGCGGCCGTCGTGTGGCTCACGCTCGACGGCATGCAGGTCTTCGCCAAGGCCGACTCGCTCGTGCGCGAGGTCCTCGGCGCCGAGAGCCCCGTGAACATCCTCGAGTACGTCGAGTTCCAGCGGATCGTCTCCGCGGCGACCCTCGTCGCCGTCATCGACGTCTTCCTCATCACCGCGCTCTCGACCATCGGCGCATTCCTCTACAACCTCACGGCCGCGCTGGTCGGCGGGGTGCACCTCACGCTGACGGACGAGTGAGCGGAACCCGGTTTGGGCCGGGTGCCGCGCTGCGGTAGTCTCATCCGGCGCACCCCGTCGTCCTGACGGTGCGCGCACGGGCCTATAGCTCAGACGGTTAGAGCGCTTCCCTGATAAGGAAGAGGTCACAGGTTCAAGTCCTGTTAGGCCCACTCCCGACCCGTGGGGGATCCATGAAGAAGGTGCTTCTCCTCGCGGCGGTCGCCGCAGCCGGGTTCTACGCCTGGCAGCGGTACACGCAGGACCGCGACGAGCGGGACCTGTGGGCCGAGGTCACGGACACCTTCGAGTAGTCCTCCCCCGCGGCAGCCGGACCCCGGTCCGGTGGTTCCACCCAGGGGCCATGGCGCAATTGGTAGCGCACCTGCTTTGCAAGCAGGGGGTTAGGGGTTCGAGTCCCCTTGGCTCCACCAGTGGTGAGGCCCTTTCCGTGTGTCGGAGAGGGCCTGTGCTGTGTCACGTGCGCGGCTTTCTGCAGGGGTGGTCGTCGTTCCCCTGCCACAGGGTGTCGCGCGGATGACCCCCGTGTCCCCCCGCTCCGGGGGTGAAGCAGCACGTTCTGCGGCAGACTCCCGGTGAGAGCTCTGCTCCTTCGTGCAGCCCCCCTTCGTGCACCCCCTCCCGCTAGCGCACCCGCCCTTGGAGGTTCCCGTGCCTTCCCTGTCCCGTCTGCGGCCGGTCGTGCTGGTCGTCGCTGTCGCTCTCGCCCTCACGGGGTGCGGGTTCGACACCACCATCGGCGACGGCACCAACCGTGCCCGAGCCCAGGAGATCGTCGACGACATCAAGTCCGCCGTCGAGGAGGCGCAGGCTGAGAACGCCGAGGAGACCGGGGTCTTCGGTGAGGACCCGCCGGCCGAGACGCAGGCCATCCGGACCGACACCAACACCGCCTTCGTGTACGACGAGTACCAGGCGACCCTCGAGGGTGTGATCGCCTCGTTGGACGAGTTCTGGGCCCGTGAGCTCCCCGCCACCTTCGATGCCTCGTACACCCGTCCCACCCAGTTCGTGTACTACCGTCCCGAGCAGGAGCCCGGGCCCCGTTGTGGCGACCAGGAGGCACCGGCCGAGAACGCCTTCTACTGCCCGGCCGGGGATTTCATTGCCTGGGACGAGACCGGCCTGATGATCCCCTTCTACGTCTCCTCCGGTGATTTCGCTGCGGCGTTCGTCCTCGCCCACGAGTACGGCCACGCCATGCAGTTCCGCCTCCCGGAGCAGGAGCAGCTCGGGGTCCTCCGGGAGCTCCAGGCGGACTGCTTCGCCGGGGCGTGGGCGAGGGACGTGCAGGAGCAGGGCTTGCTGGAGGCCGGTGACCTCGACGAGGCGACGCTGGCGGTCTTCGCCGCCCGTGACGTCCCCGGCACCCCGTTCACCGACCCCCAGGCGCACGGCACAGGCTTCGAGCGCACCCGGGCCTTCGCGGACGGCTACGAGGGTGGCGCCGGCACGTGCTACCCCGCTCCGGCGGAGGACTGGGTCGTCGAGGCCCAGCAGTAGTCCCCATGCCTCGGACCACGCCGCCGACGCTGTGCCAGCAGGGGGTTGAGGGTTCGAGCCTCTGAGCTCACCGCAGGTCCGTGCCGTTCTCGCCACCACCGCGAAGCGGCTCTGGCCACGAGGTGCAGCACTGGACGCGTTCCCCTGGCCAGGCTGCCCAGCAGCCTCGGCGGGTACATCGGGCGTGCACCCAGCCACTGCGGCCCTCGACGATCGCAGCTACCCCTTTCGGGCACTCGTGGGTGTCCGGGCGAGCAGATCCGCTCTCCGAGCGTTGCTGGTGCCGCGATCGCTTGGTTCGCTGGAGCGAACCAGGGGAAGGCTGCGTATGCCCGCCGACCGAGATGCAGTGGACGTGCGCCGCTCCGCGACGACCGTGTCCGCCCACGTCGCACGCGCTCCGGCGCCCGCGACGTCGGACACGGCTACGGTCTCGAGCCTTCTGGGCGTGTCTTCCGTGCGCGGTACCGCCGGCCGGACGGGTGCGGAGGGCGACCATGTGCCGGGCCGGGTCCGGGTGGTCGGCCTCAGCCGTGACCTCTCCGGGCCCAGGGGCATGACGCACCTGCAGCGCAGCGCCGGGAACGGGGCTGTGAGTCGACTGGTCGCGGCGCACTCCGTTGTGCAACGTCAGGACGTCGACAGCGCGGGCACGCTGGACGAGCGGTACCAGTCAGCGCTGCGCTCCGCTGACTCCACCGGCGACTATCGGACGGCGGCCGAGCTCCTCAACGGGTTCAGTCGCGACGACATCGCCAGCAGGCTCGCCGCTCTCACCGACGAGCAGGTGTCCTACTTGCACCTCGGCGCCACCGGCAACCCCAACGTCGGACCGGGGTCCCAGGTCGCCCAGCTCACGGCCCCCGGCGAGCCGCGGGCCTCCACCGTCGGCCCCACGAGCAGCACAGGCACGACGTCCGCGGGTCCGGCACAAGGATCTGTGCCCGCTGCGACAGGCCTCACACCGGAGCAGATCGCCGCGATGACGCCGACCGAGCGGATGATCGAGGCCTTCGCGCGCGCCCGCATCGACACGGCACTGCGCGAGAGGCTCCTTCAGGTGTTCACACCGGAGACCTTTGTCGTCGCCGTCGTGTCGTTCCTCATCGCCTTCGGGGCGTCGCAGGTCACGCCCGTCGGCTGGGCGGCGGACGTGGCGATCCTGCTCACCGTCGTCTTCACGGGTGTCGCGCTGCTGCGTGCGATCGACCACCTCATGGGCTTTGCGGCAGCGCGGAATGCGACGACGGAGGCGGACCTCGACGCGGCAGGCATGGAGTTCTCGCACGCCGTCGCCGGCCTCTCGGTCGACGCCCTGATCCTGCTCCTCACGCGTCGCATCGCGCCGGCCGCGGGCGGCGGCGGTCCACCGCCCGCGCTGTCGGGCTTCGTCTTCGCGGGGCGCAACGGAGAGCTCGTGATGATCGCGGTCGACACGGTGCCGGTCGCGGTGGCCGGGGAGGTGGGCATCGCCAGCGGCGGGCTCATGTCGATGTCCGGACGCGGCGGTCGTCGTGGTGGCGGTCATGACGACGACCACGACGAGTACGAGGACATGCCGCGCCGTACACGGATCAGCGACGGCAACAAGTCCGAGCTCCAGGAGTCCGGCTGGCTCAGGGGACGGCTGCCCGACGTCGAACGGCGCCGGGAGTTCATGGAGTGGCTCCAGCGCGGGCACGAGATCGGGGAGCCTCACCAGCACCTGCGTCCCGGATCCCGGGAGGCTGAGGCCGCGCTCCGCGACTTCCTGCTCGAGAACCCGTGACGTGCGGGAGCTGCTCGGGGTCCGTCCGGCTCACCCCGTCGGCTCTTGCCGCTGGACGCGACCGGTGGCCGTGACGCATCCTCACACCACGGAGGGCCGCTCCCGGGGGTGAGTCCCGGG
The Cellulomonas sp. NS3 DNA segment above includes these coding regions:
- the gnd gene encoding phosphogluconate dehydrogenase (NAD(+)-dependent, decarboxylating) translates to MHIGLVGLGKMGANMRERLRVGGIEVTGYDRNPDVSDVASLADLVAAMSAGERIVWVMVPSGAPTRAVIDELGGLLGAGDLVIEGGNSHYAEDAVHAAALAEKGIHYIDVGVSGGVWGRENGYGLMVGGDEAQVARLLPVFDVLRPEGPREEGFVHAGAVGAGHYAKMVHNGIEYGLMQAYAEGYELLEAKDIVTDVPGTLKAWTRGTVVRSWLLDLLVKALEEDNELAAIDDWVEDSGEGRWTVDEAIDAAVPLPVISAALFARFASRQGASPAMKAVAALRQQFGGHAVRAAGQHVAPETPGGVTSAG
- a CDS encoding DNA replication/repair protein RecF; translation: MYVAHLSLTDFRSYPHVELPLEPGITALVGPNGQGKTNLVEAIGYVATLGSHRVPSDAALVRAGASRAVVRTRIVREADPATGASERTSLVEIEVTPGKANRARVNGGAPGRARDVLGLLRTVLFAPEDLALVKGDPDGRRRFLDELAVLVTPRLAGVLADYDRVLRQRSALLKSAAQAVRGSRGSADLRTLDVWDAKLAQAGAQVIVARLAIVAAMGPHVARAYEQVSSGQGAAVVSYRSTLDAALEQSDGRDGPGPRGGRSDGAPGTGPVGAGAPGAPGTGPSAAPAAPVPAPELVEAQLLEAMGRLRPKEIERGVCLVGPHRDDLVLTLGGLPAKGYASHGESWSFALALRLASYTLLTQGPDETSSSTGVDNLWTMGWGDDGEPVLLLDDVFAELDSRRRTRLAELVAPARQVIITAAVAGDVPEQLAGARVDVMAGEVSRVL
- a CDS encoding DciA family protein, with protein sequence MSSEGPRTGGQRGAGDGSDPARDGAEDRRDAQQDTSPTRSRSPDDAATPGRPRHTGPQDPLWTGPVPGLPAGAGDDLFSSGDEPVRRRRRSPTPRASADPAQPHPSDAPPPEPPDEDGTPWVEKPFDADDVLPEPAPPKAPDGVPIGELVELTPPALVAREALNRAKAAARARGFRPGQEPRRRPLDPPKGSAGKDARDPQTVGDTLARLLRDRGWVQDVSVGGVIGRWREVVGDQIADHCEPETFQDGVLTVRTDSTAWATQVRLLVPRLLLRLADDVGEGVVREVRVVGPSGPGFGRGPRSVPGRGPRDTWG
- the gyrB gene encoding DNA topoisomerase (ATP-hydrolyzing) subunit B, with the protein product MAEQSSTAGTSTPDGTTPASSNGGYDASAITVLEGLEAVRKRPGMYIGSTGARGLHHLVSEVVDNSVDEALAGYCDHIEVTLLADGGVRVVDNGRGIPVAIHPTEGRPTVEVVMTILHAGGKFGGAGYAVSGGLHGVGISVVNALSTRVETVVKRDGFVWEQSFHDGGKPNGELRKKEATDETGTSQTFWADPSIFETVEYDFETLRARFQQMAFLNKGLQISLTDERPEHTGTGDEITDAPATDEAPDAAKETSAGRTVTYKYDGGLVDYVKHLNSAKKVEVVHPEIIDFESEDTERRISVEIAMQWTNAYSESVHTYANTITTTEGGTHEEGFRAAMTSLINRYAREKNIIKEKDENLTGDDIREGLTAVISIKLGEPQFEGQTKTKLGNTEAKAFVQRVVNEQLGDWLDSHPTEARDVIRKSIQAAAARMAARKAREATRRKGLLESGGMPGKLRDCQSNRPEECEIFIVEGDSAGGSAVRGRNPRTQAILPIRGKILNVERARLDKALANQEVQALITAFGTGIGEDFDLAKLRYHKIVLMADADVDGQHICTLLLTLLFRYMRPLIENGNVFLAQPPLYRIKWSNAPHDYVYSDRERDQYLKDGQAAGKRIPKDNAIQRYKGLGEMDYSELWETTMSPEHRTLLQVNLDEAAAADEIFSVLMGEDVEARRSFIQRNARDVRFLDI
- the gyrA gene encoding DNA gyrase subunit A: MTDNFAGAEHGNIDQVDLQLEMQRSYLDYAMSVIVGRALPDVRDGLKPVHRRVLYAMYDGGYRPDRQFSKCSRVVGDVMGKFHPHGDTSIYDALVRLVQDWSMRYPLVWGQGNFGSPGNDPAAAPRYTECKMAPLSMEMVRDIDEDTVDFQDNYDGRTQEPSVLPSRFPNLLVNGSAGIAVGMATNIPSHNLREVADGVQWHLDHPEASNEELLDALLERIKGPDFPTGATILGHRGIEEAYRTGRGSITMRAVVQVEEIQNRICLVVTELPYQVNPDNLALKIADLVKDGRITGIADIRDETSGRTGQRLVIVLKRDAVAKVVLNNLYKHTQLQDTFGANMLALVDGVPRTLSIDAFVRHWTSHQLEVIVRRTKYRLRQAEERIHIYRGLLKALDALDEVIALIRRSPDADQARTGLMDLLEIDEIQANAILAMQLRRLAALERQNILDEHARLEAVIAELNDILASDVRQRTIVKEELAEIVAKSGDDRRTKILPFDGEVSIEDLIAEEEMVVTITRGGYVKRTRSDNYRAQRRGGKGVRGAQLREDDIVDHFFVTTTHHWLLFFTNLGRVYRAKAYELPEGGRDAKGQHVANLLAFQPGEKIAQVLDIRDYEQAEYLVLATKRGLVKKTRLSEYDSNRSGGVIAINLREDDEGNPDELVSARIVDSTDDLILVSRKGQSIRFTATDDALRPMGRATSGVTGMKFRSDDELLAMDVVTDDAFLFTVTQGGIAKRTALTTDNYRVQGRGGLGIKVANLPEANGDLVGALVTDPEDEVLVIMERGKIVRSATSEVNATGRATQGVIFAKPDANDRIIAVARNIERHLADDAGTVDDENESGDAVAADTDATTQGGSDAPTAAETSAQEDA